A single region of the Triticum dicoccoides isolate Atlit2015 ecotype Zavitan chromosome 2B, WEW_v2.0, whole genome shotgun sequence genome encodes:
- the LOC119366671 gene encoding uncharacterized protein LOC119366671 has product MPPKKMIYAHSVRAAVENIIPYLEDTSNTAEKAIYFGGWHGLAASAVLRAIAEDPPPSLLKKFSKIIHVDCSRWKSRRALQRTIAQELKLPQQLMAIFDRQDEEDDFLGIDEGSRAEIRFVGGEILKVLIGHRCLVVFQNGSNDMVNFNAFGIPQPEFFDTKVLWTFRGRLRLNPGIGEKVDNSHLFLSCDDSAFRWNNVLQDEAREIVGYTNELGEVATQCCLYLLSLNSKGGNIMDYNWATHASNYWVCDGIIHGGQGDEAWKVAAALHQHINMEDYSSNALPSFGDKLETPPKRWILAKDSSVVHPKSTSFFLAAVASGSNPPLRPLPNDMFQQSDKLRVLKLCCCTFNFSSPPFGCCRSLRFLGLDGCKDQGVEEDEKQDRPTMELFQSLWVLDICDTDWKLDLATYITQQMAANIREVHIKKGRIWCHNFSWRKLQNLQKLLVIEPTRPWQTGEEDEFTDTVKMEFLDLSGNRTLQVLPSLSKATSLKTLVLDGCVGLEHLGPEALPPLLESFSLDVGGVEDHSKEAQIRCISMAGCARLSNFKLGGSLPNLDELDLSGTGVKTLDLTTQVMLAPCLQRVMLLGCEQLCVVLWPEEGMPQLSLLCIDTRREEIRGMPPKFEKLKKGHCQAYVAMMDMKFIQLLVLTSSNMFWNTNTYRFSINLFIAASAQWCNRDKMGSCSGEKISPWKSSISNHSYNTYSDIAIENITNDHDYNSAAQFQPALTCHVEIGEGISNTTSMESTQGNKAIIFVMNKAESLHVHDNYSINTAIPESIITVEDKKLGWNCLQQCRVERCPKLDTVFATNYDIICFQELENLWAADLLTASCVWSRGKMVSLRDTRSFTKLQSIHLYSCPRLKFVLPLSWSAPGSYFPNLEILHIVSSGDLDKVFPVEPEFLTTISTDDRKGVLEFPKLKRIYLHELYKLQHICEARMFAPKLETIRVRGCSGLRRLPAVGQDIRPIVDCEKDWWEKLEWDGPEASHERSLYDPCHSSYYKKPLPRFSVLR; this is encoded by the exons atgccTCCGAAGAAG ATGATTTATGCACACAGCGTCAGAGCGGCGGTGGAAAATATAATCCCTTACCTAGAGGATACGAGCAATACTGCAGAGAAGGCCATCTATTTTGGTGGATGGCATGGTTTGGCTGCTTCAGCAGTGCTTAGAGCTATAGCTGAGGACCCTCCACCATCTCTGTTGAAGAAATTCAGCAAGATCATCCACGTTGATTGCTCGAGATGGAAAAGCCGAAGAGCACTCCAGAGAACAATCGCACAAGAACTGAAACTTCCTCAACAGTTAATGGCTATTTTTGATAggcaagatgaagaagatgatttCCTCGGGATAGATGAAGGCTCAAGAGCTGAAATAAGATTCGTTGGGGGAGAGATCCTTAAAGTCCTTATAGGGCACAGATGTTTAGTGGTCTTTCAGAATGGAAGCAATGATATGGTTAATTTCAATGCTTTTGGCATTCCTCAACCAGAATTTTTTGATACTAAGGTATTATGGACATTTCGAGGAAGACTTCGGCTCAACCCAGGAATTGGTGAGAAGGTGGATAATTCACATCTTTTCCTTTCTTGTGACGATAGTGCCTTTAGGTGGAACAATGTGCTGCAAGATGAGGCtagagaaattgttgggtacacaaaTGAGCTTGGTGAAGTAGCTACACAGTGTTGCTTGTATCTGCTATCATTAAATTCTAAGGGAGGCAACATCATGGACTACAACTGGGCCACCCATGCTTCGAACTATTGGGTCTGCGATGGGATTATACACGGAGGTCAGGGTGACGAAGCATGGAAGGTTGCTGCTGCTCTGCATCAACACATAAATATGGAGGATTATTCATCTAATGCACTACCCTCTTTTGGTGATAAGTTGGAGACTCCTCCGAAACGATGGATATTGGCCAAGGATAGCTCTGTTGTGCATCCAAAATCAACATCATTTTTCCTTGCTGCAGTCGCAAGCGGATCTAATCCTCCATTAAGACCATTGCCTAATGACATGTTTCAGCAATCGGACAAACTTCGTGTGCTCAAGTTATGTTGCTGCACATTCAATTTTTCTTCACCTCCCTTTGGTTGTTGCCGCAGCTTAAGATTCCTCGGATTAGATGGCTGCAAGGATCAGGGAGTAGAAGAAGATGAGAAGCAAGATAGACCAACAATGGAATTGTTTCAGAGCCTATGGGTACTGGACATATGCGACACAGATTGGAAGTTGGATTTAGCAACATACATAACACAGCAGATGGCTGCAAACATTAGGGAGGTACATATAAAGAAAGGAAGGATTTGGTGCCACAATTTTTCATGGCGAAAACTGCAGAACCTTCAGAAGCTTCTAGTGATTGAGCCTACAAGGCCTTGGCAGACAGGAGAAGAGGATGAATTTACAGATACAGTGAAGATGGAATTCCTCGACCTTTCTGGGAATAGGACACTACAAGTTTTGCCCAGCCTGTCAAAAGCAACTAGCCTCAAGACCTTGGTTCTAGATGGTTGTGTTGGGTTGGAGCACCTTGGACCAGAAGCACTCCCTCCGTTACTTGAATCATTCAGCTTGGATGTAGGAGGAGTAGAAGATCATTCCAAGGAAGCCCAAATAAGATGCATCTCTATGGCTGGTTGTGCAAGATTGTCCAACTTCAAGCTAGGTGGATCACTTCCAAACCTCGACGAGCTGGACCTCTCAGGCACAGGAGTCAAGACACTTGACCTCACAACTCAGGTAATGCTGGCCCCATGTCTCCAACGAGTCATGCTGTTGGGATGTGAGCAATTATGTGTTGTCCTTTGGCCTGAAGAGGGTATGCCTCAACTAAGTTTGCTATGCATTGACACTCGGAGAGAAGAGATCAGAGGAATGCCACCGaaatttgagaagttaaaaaagggTCATTGTCAAGCATATGTTGCCATGATGGACATGAAATTCATTCAGTTATTGGTGCTAACAAGTTCCAATATGTTTTGGAACACAAACACTTATAGATTTAGTATAAACCTCTTTATAGCTGCTAGTGCACAGTGGTGCAACAGGGATAAGATGGGCTCTTGTAGCGGTGAGAAAATATCCCCATGGAAGTCATCAATCTCCAATCATTCTTACAACACCTACAGCGACATTGCTATTGAAAATATAACTAATGATCATGACTACAATAGTGCAGCGCAGTTTCAGCCAGCTTTGACATGTCATGTGGAGATTGGTGAAGGAATTAGCAACACCACCAGCATGGAGAGCACACAAGGAAACAAGGCTATCATATTTGTGATGAACAAGGCTGAGAGTTTGCATGTGCACGATAATTATTCCATCAACACTGCCATCCCTGAATCTATAATCACTGTGGAAGATAAAAAACTTGGGTGGAATTGTCTGCAACAGTGTCGTGTGGAGAGATGCCCCAAGCTAGACACAGTCTTCGCCACTAACTATGATATCATCTGCTTTCAAGAACTAGAGAACCTTTGGGCGGCTGATCTACTGACGGCGTCCTGTGTTTGGAGCAGAGGAAAGATGGTCAGTCTCAGGGACACCCGTTCCTTCACGAAACTACAGAGCATACACTTGTACTCATGTCCAAGGCTCAAATTTGTGCTTCCATTATCATGGTCGGCTCCAGGCTCATATTTTCCCAACTTAGAGATCCTTCACATTGTCAGTTCTGGTGATCTCGACAAGGTATTCCCAGTGGAGCcagagttcctgacaacaatatccaCCGATGACCGAAAAGGTGTCCTGGAGTTCCCAAAGCTGAAACGCATTTACCTGCATGAGCTCTATAAGCTGCAGCATATATGCGAAGCCAGGATGTTTGCTCCCAAACTTGAGACCATAAGGGTCAGGGGATGCTCGGGACTCCGGCGCCTCCCTGCCGTCGGCCAAGACATCCGCCCTATCGTGGACTGCGAGAAGGACTGGTGGGAGAAGCTGGAGTGGGACGGGCCGGAGGCCAGCCATGAGCGTTCCCTCTATGATCCCTGCCACTCGTCATATTACAAGAAGCCCCTGCCTAGATTCTCAGTGCTCCGGTGA
- the LOC119361632 gene encoding mitochondrial inner membrane protease subunit 2-like isoform X1, with the protein MAWAALRPVVKACIGGSLIGITVSDRYFSVAAVHGGSMRPTFDGTTDGREYALVKRSPLYDYSRGEVVVFLSPADHRSRTIKRLIGLPGDWISVPDKEEIRQIPDGHCWVEGDNGSASWDSRSYGPVPLGLVQGRVTHVVWPPGKMGRVDKRVPPEGRVMPQQRNL; encoded by the exons ATGGCGTGGGCGGCGCTGAGGCCGGTGGTGAAGGCGTGCATCGGCGGCTCCCTCATCGGCATCACCGTCTCCGACCGCTACTtctccgtcgccgccgtccacggcGGCTCCATGCGCCCCACCTTCGACGGCACCACAG ACGGACGCGAGTACGCGCTGGTGAAGCGGAGCCCCCTCTACGACTACTCCCGCGGCGAGGTCGTCGTCTTCCT GTCGCCGGCGGACCACCGGAGCAGGACGATCAAGAGGCTGATTGGGCTGCCCGGCGACTGGATCAGCGTCCCGGACAAGGAGGAGATCCGGCAGATTCCCGACGGCCACTGCTGGGTGGAAGGGGACAATGGCAGCGCCAGCTGGGACTCGAGATCCTACGGCCCT GTGCCGCTTGGTCTGGTGCAGGGGAGGGTGACGCACGTGGTGTGGCCGCCCGGCAAGATGGGCCGCGTCGACAAGAGGGTGCCGCCGGAAGGAAGGGTCATGCCGCAGCAGCGAAACCTCTAG
- the LOC119361632 gene encoding mitochondrial inner membrane protease subunit 2-like isoform X2 — MAWAALRPVVKACIGGSLIGITVSDRYFSVAAVHGGSIDGREYALVKRSPLYDYSRGEVVVFLSPADHRSRTIKRLIGLPGDWISVPDKEEIRQIPDGHCWVEGDNGSASWDSRSYGPVPLGLVQGRVTHVVWPPGKMGRVDKRVPPEGRVMPQQRNL, encoded by the exons ATGGCGTGGGCGGCGCTGAGGCCGGTGGTGAAGGCGTGCATCGGCGGCTCCCTCATCGGCATCACCGTCTCCGACCGCTACTtctccgtcgccgccgtccacggcGGCTCCAT AGACGGACGCGAGTACGCGCTGGTGAAGCGGAGCCCCCTCTACGACTACTCCCGCGGCGAGGTCGTCGTCTTCCT GTCGCCGGCGGACCACCGGAGCAGGACGATCAAGAGGCTGATTGGGCTGCCCGGCGACTGGATCAGCGTCCCGGACAAGGAGGAGATCCGGCAGATTCCCGACGGCCACTGCTGGGTGGAAGGGGACAATGGCAGCGCCAGCTGGGACTCGAGATCCTACGGCCCT GTGCCGCTTGGTCTGGTGCAGGGGAGGGTGACGCACGTGGTGTGGCCGCCCGGCAAGATGGGCCGCGTCGACAAGAGGGTGCCGCCGGAAGGAAGGGTCATGCCGCAGCAGCGAAACCTCTAG